DNA from Arthrobacter sp. FW305-BF8:
TGAAGGTCCCATCATCGAGCAGGAAGTCCTCCGGGTGGACCACGCCCTTGACCCGGACGCGCTGGTGACGGTGGGCCGGGATGCGGAGACCCAGGCGCTCTCCCGCGCGGTGAAGTGGCACTGCCAGCACCGCGTCCTGCTTAACAAGACCCGCACCGTCGTCTTCCGCTAATTTTCCGCTAACGCGAACCAGGAGAACCACACACCATGAGCGCATCACCACGCGTCGTCATCATCGGTGCCGGCATCGTCGGCACCAACCTCGCGGACGAGTTGTCCAGCCGCGGCTGGAACAACATCACCGTCGTCGAGCAGGGCCCGCTGGAACTGGCCGGGGGCTCCACGTCGCACGCCCCCGGCCTGGTGTTCCAGAACAACTCGTCCAAGACCATGACGGAATTCGCCACCTACACCGTCAACAAATTGCTCGCGCTGAGCAAGGACGGCGAGTCCTGCTTCAACCAGGTGGGCGGCCTGGAACTGGCAACCACTCCCGAGCGCCTGGCTGACCTCAAGCGCAAGATGGGTGTGATGACCTCCTGGGGCGTCGAAAGCCGGATCATCGACGCCGATGAATGCGAAAAGATCTACCCGCTGCTCAACACCGGCAAGCTCACCGGCGGCCGCGAGGTGCTGGGCGGCCTGCTCATCCCCACCGACGGCCTGGCCCTGGCCGCCCGCGCCGTTCAGCTGCTGATCGAGCGTTCGCGCGAGCGCGGCGTGACCTACCTCGGCTCCACCAGCGTCACCGGCATCTCCCAGTGGGGCGGCAAGGTCACCGGCGTGGAGACCTCCTCCGGCGTGATTCCTGCCGACATCGTGGTGTCCTGCGCAGGTTTCTGGGGCCGTGAGCTCGGCAAGATGGTGGGCCTGGAGGTGCCGCTGCTGCCTCTGGCCCACCAGTACGTCGTCAGCACCCCCCTTGCCGAACTCGAGGGCGTCAACGAGCTTCCCAAGGGCGCCAGCAAGCCCATCCTCCGCTATCAGGACAAGGACCTGTACTACCGCGAATGGGGCAACCGCATCGGCATCGGCAGCTACGCGCACCGCCCGATGCCCGTGGACATGTCCGCCCTGCCCAAGGTGTCGGCCGAGGAAATGTCCGACCACCGCATGCCTTCCCGCCTCGACTTCACCCTGGAAGACTTCGTGCCCGCGTGGGAAGACAGCCAGGACCTGCTGCCGGCTCTGCGCAGCGCCGCAATCGAGGACGGCTTCAACGGTATCTTCTCCTTCACGCCCGACGGCGGCCCGCTGATCGGTGAAGCCCCGGAACTCTCCGGCTTCTTCGTCGCCGAGGCCGTGTGGGTGACGCACTCCGCAGGCGTCGCCAAGGCCGTGGCCGAGCTGCTCACCGAGGGCCGCTCCCGCACTGACCTGCACGGCACCGAGCTCTCCCGCTTCGAGAAGGTGCAGACCAGCGACGAGTACGTCAGCGAGACCTCACAGCAGAACTTCGTGGAGATCTACGATGTCATGCACCCGCTGCAGCCCAAGGAATCGCCGCGGGACCTGCGCGTCAGCCCGTTCAACGTCCGGCAGAAGGAGCTCGGCGCGTTCTTCCTCGAGTCGGCCGCGTGGGAACGCCCGCACTGGTTCGAGGCCAACCGTCCCCTGCTGGACGAACTGCCGGCCGAGTGGCAAGCGCCGGAACGCGAGCCGTGGGCGGCCATGTTCTCCTCCCCCATCTCCGCTGCCGAAGCGTGGAAGACGCGTACCGCCGTCGCGCTTTACGACATGACGCCGCTGAAGCGGCTGGCCGTCAACGGCCCGGGCGCCCAGGCGCTGCTGAACCGGCTGAGCACCGGAAACATCGCCAAGAAGCCCGGGGCTGTCACCTACTGCCTCCTGCTGGAGCACGACGGCGGCATCCGCAGTGACGTGACCGTCGCCCGGCTCGGGGAAGAAGACTTCCAGCTCGGAGTGAACAGCAACGTGGACTTCGACTACCTGCGCGTCGAGGCCCGCAAGCAGTCCGCCGCCGATCCGGCCAAGTGGGTGCACGTCACCGACATCACCGGCAGCACCTGCTGCATCGGCCTGTGGGGCCCGCTGGCCCGCGAAGTCATCGGCAAGGTCAGCACCGACGACCTCACCAACGACGGCCTGAAGTACTTCCGCACCAAAGAAATCAACATCGGCGGTATCCCCGTCACGGCCATGCGCCTGTCCTATGTGGGCGAACTCGGCTGGGAGCTGTACACCACCGCCGAATACGGCCTCAAGCTCTGGGACCTGCTGTTCGAAGCCGGACAGGAACACGGCATCATCGCCGCCGGCCGCGGAGCCTTCAACAGCATGCGCCTGGAGAAGGGTTACCGCCTCTGGGGCACGGACGTGACCACCGAGCACCACCCCTACCAGTCCGGCCTCGGCTTCTCTGTGGCGAAGGACAAGGAAGGCTACGTGGGCGCCGAAGCCCTGGCGGCCCTCAAGGAGCAGCCCGCGGAGAAGGTGCTGCGCTGCCTGACGGTCGACGACGGCACCTCCATTGTGATCGGCAAGGAACCCGTGTACGTGAACGGCGCTGCGTCCGGTTACGTCACCAGCGCGGCGTACGGCTACTCGATCCGCAAGCCGATCGCCTACGCCTGGCTGCCGTCCACTGTCTCCGAGGGCGACGCCGTGGAGATCGAGTACTTCGGCCGCCGCGTCGCCGCCACGGTCAGCGCCGAGCCGCTGTTCGACCCCGGCATGGAGCGCCTCCGCGGCTGACGCTGGCCCTTCCACCCGGTGGTTGAGCTTGGCGAAACCCCGTCCTGACCCTAATTGAAGAAAGAACGACGGCGACACCCCGGATTTCCGGTGTGTCGCCGTCGTTCTTGGTTAAGAAAAGGTCAGGACGGAGGAGCGCGACCCTAGACTGTGGCCGCCTCGAGCGCGCCCGCCTCGGCGGCCGCTTCGACGCCGGCGTGCGGCTCGAAGCGGACGAACATGGCCTTGAAGCCGGGGGTGTTGGACACCCGGGCCACGTTTTCCTTGTGGACCAGGGCATTGGCTTCAGGGAAGTACGCCGCCGCGCAGCCCTTGGCCGTCGGGTAGGCCACCAGCCGGAACTTCTCCGCGCGCCGGTCATTGCCCTGGAAGGTGCTCACCACGTCCACGAGGTCGCGGTCCTTGAAACCCTGCTCGGCGAGGTCCTCCGGGTGCACCAGGATCACGCGGCGGCCGTCGGAGATTCCGCGGTAGCGGTCGTCCAGGCCGTAGAACGTGGTGTTGTACTGGTCGTGGCTGCGGATGGTCTGCAGCACCAGGTGGCCGGCCGGCGGCGTGAGGTACTCCAGCGGGCTGACCGTGAACCTGCCCCGGCCGATGTCCGTCTTGAAGGAGCGGGTGTCGCGCGGCGGGTTGGGCAGCACGAAGCCGTTCTTCGTCCGGACCCTGGCGTTGAAGTCCTCGAACCCCGGCAGGACCCGGGAGATGTGGTCGCGGACCACGTCGTAGTCCTCGGCCATGGCCTTCCAGTCCACCGCGTGGCCGGGGCCGAACGTTGCCTCGGCCATCCGTGCCACGATCACCGGCTCGGCGAGCAGGTGCTCGGACACCGGCTGCAGCCTGCCCTGGGTGGAGTGCACCACGGACATGGAGTCCTCCACGGACAGGAACTGGGCGCCCTTGGGGTGCTTGTCATCCTTGTCCGTCCGGCCCAGCGTGGGAAGGATGAGCGAGGTGCGGCCGTGCACCACGTGTGAGCGGTTCGGCTTGGTGGAGATGTGCACGGTCAGGCCGATCCGCTGCATCCCGGCTTCGAGGGTCTCGGTGTCCGAGCAGGCGAGGGAGAAGTTGCCGCCCATGGACACGAACACGTCCACCTCGTCGCGCTCGAAGGCCTCCATGGACTCCACGGCGTCGTGGCCGTGGTGCCGTGGGGACTCGATGCCGAACTCCTTGTCGAGGGCCTCCAACAGCCATTCCTTGGGCTTTTCCCAGATGCCCATGGTCCGGTCGCCCTGCACGTTGGAGTGGCCGCGCACCGGGCACGCACCGGCACCGGGCTTGCCGAAGTTGCCCTGCAGCAGCAGGACGTTGACCATTTCCTTGATGGTATCCACCGAGTGCGGCTGCTGCGTCACGCCCAGCGCCCAGCAGAAGATGCTGGCCTTGGACGCCACCAGCATCGCGGCCACGTCCTCGACCTGCTTCCGGGACAGGCCCGTGGCCCGCTCCGTCTCTTCCCAGTCCAGGTCCTGGCGGGCCTCGCGGTACGCGTCAAAGCCGTCGGTCTGCGCCTCGATGAAGGAACGGTCGACGACGGTGCCCGGGTTTTCTTCCTCGGCCTGCAGCAGCAGGTGGCCAAGTGCCTGGAACAGTGCCAGGTCCCCGCCGACCTTGATCTGCAGGTATTCGTCGGCCAGCGGCGTGCCGCCGCCCACCACGCCGGAGATGGTCTGGGGATCCTTGAAGTTGAACAGGCCGGCCTCGGGCAGCGGGTTCACCGCCACCACCTTGCCGCCCTTGTCCTTGCATTCCTTCAGCGCGGACAGCATGCGCGGGTGGTTGGTGCCGGGGTTCTGCCCCACGACGAAGATCAGCTCAGAATCATGGATGTCCTCCAGGGACACCGTGCCCTTGCCGATGCCGATGGTCGGGTTCAGCGCGGACCCCGAGGACTCGTGGCACATGTTGGAGCAGTCCGGCAGGTTGTTGGTGCCCAAGGCCCGGGCGAACAGCTGGTACATGAACGCGGTCTCGTTGGCCGTACGGCCCGAGGTGTAGAACACGCAGCGGTCCGGCGTGCTGGCCCGGATGTGCTCGCCGACCAGCTCGAAGGCATCCGCCCAGGAGATCGGCGAGTAGTGCGTCTCCCCCTCCCGGATGACCATCGGCTCGCTCAGCCGGCCCTGGTTGCCCAGCCAGTACTCCGTCTTCTCGGACAGCTCGGCGATGGAATGCTTCGCCCAGAACTCCGCCCCCACGGTCCGCAGGGTGTTCTCCTCGGCCACGGCCTTGGCGCCGTTCTCGCAGAACTCGGCCGCCTTGCGCTTCTTGTCCGACTCCGGCCAGGCGCAGCCCGGGCAGTCAAAGCCGCCGCGCTGGTTGAGCCGCAGCAGCGACTGCGCCGTGCGGGTCACGCCGGCCTGCGCCACGGCGCGTTCCAGCGCCACCATCACGGCCTTGACGCCGGCGGCTTCGGTCTTCGGCTTGTGGACCTCGAGCTTGTCTTCGTTAATGTCCGCGACGGGGGCGGGCTGCTTCCCGAACTTCATTGTTCCAACTTCCTAACCGGCTGCTTTCGTCCCTGTCTTGATCGCTACGAAGGCGCGCCAGGCATTCCTGGCGCGCCTTACGTGTGGCGATCTTGTCTTTCTTCTTACTCTTTCACCTGTTACTGGCCGCCTGTTACTGGGCCACGTTGGCGAGGGTTTCGCGTTCGGCGGCGATGGTGGTGTTCTCGCCGTGTCCGGTCCTGACGGTTGTTTCCGGCGGGAGGGTCAGGAGCCGTTCGCGGATGGAGGTCAGGATGGTGGGGTAGTCGCTGTAGGAGCGGCCGGTGGCGCCGGGTCCGCCGTTGAACAGGGTGTCCCCGGTGAACACGGTGTTCTCTGCTGCGAGGTGGAAGCAGGTGGACCCGGGTGAGTGGCCGGGGGTGTGGATCGCCTTCAGGGTAGCCCCGCCGACCTGGAACTCGTCCCCGTCGGTAATCTGCCGGTCGGGGGTGGTGCCGGGGTAGACCTGTTCCCAGAGGACCTGGTCCTCCGGGTTCAGGTAGACAGGCGCCCCGACGGCGTCGGCGACGTCGCGGGCGGCGCCGATGTGGTCGTTGTGCGCGTGGGTCAGCAGGATCGCCAGGACCTTCCGGCCGCGGACGCCGTTGATGATCGCGGCGGCGTCGTGCGGGGAATCAATGATCACGCACTCGGTCTCGTTGCCCACGATCCAGACGTTGTTGTCCACATCCCAGGTCCCGCCGTCGAGCGAGAACGTGCCGGAGGTGACGAGGTTTTCGATCGTGACGCTCATGCCGGTACTCCCTGGATTTCAACAACTGAGCGGAGGACTTTGCCTTCGTGCATTTTGTCGAAGGCTTCCTCGACCTGGTCGATGGTGATCCGTTCGGAGACGAACGCGTCCAGGTCCAGGTTGCCGGCCTTGTAGTGGGCCACGAGCATCGGGAAGTCCCGGGAGGGCAGGCAGTCCCCGTACCAGGAGGACTTCAGCGACCCGCCCCGCCCGAACACATCCAGCAGCGGCAGTTCCAGCTGCATTTCCGGGGTCGGGACGCCGACCAGGACCACCCGGCCGGCCAGGTCGCGGGCGTAGAACGCCTGCTTGTACGTCTCGGGCCGGCCGACGGCCTCGATCACCACGTCCGCGCCGTTCCCGTTCGTCAGTGCCCGGATCGCCTCGACCGGGTCGGACGTGCGGGAGTTCACCCCGTGCGTCGCGCCCAGGGACTTGGCCATCGCGATCTTGTTCTCGTCAATGTCCACGGCGATGATCGTCGTCGCCCCGGCGAGCTTCGCCCCGGCGATCGCGGCGATCCCCACCCCGCCGCAACCGATCACGGCCACCGACTCCCCGCGCTTGACCTCACCGGTGTTGATCGCCGCGCCGATACCGGCCATCACACCACAGCCCAGCAGGCCCACGGCGGCCGGGTCCGCGTCCTCATCAACCTTGGTGCACTGCCCGGCGGCGACGAGGGTCTTCTCCGCGAACGCCCCGATCCCCAACGCCGGGGACAGCTCCGTGCCGTCCTCCAAAGTCATCTTCTGCGTGGCGTTGGCCGTGTTGAAACAGTACTGCGGCTGGCCCTTCGCACACGCCCGGCACTGCCCGCACACCGCACGCCAGTTCAGGATCACCCGGTCACCCGGGACAACCTCGGTCACACCCTCACCCACCGCCGAAACCACACCGGTGGCCTCATGGCCCAACAGATACGGGAACTCATCACCGATCCCGCCCAGCTTGTAATGCAGGTCCGTATGACACACCCCGCAGGTCAGGATGTCCACCAGGGCCTCGCCCGGGCCCGGATCCGGCACCAGGATCGTCTCCACCGACACCGGAGCGTCCTTCGCCCTGACAACAACAGCCTTGACTTTATGAACCATGAGTAAGTGTTCCTTTCCTGAGTCCTGGGGACTCGTTGGCAACGGCACCCGTTGCCAATCTAGCTGACTCGTTGCGGTTCAAGATCATCGTCCACCGGATCGAAGCCATCCTCCACGCCTCCGCCTGCCCGGACCGGTTGCGGCTCCGGCTGCGGCGGCGTAACCGGACCCGACGACGGGTGGGCCGCCACTGCTGCCGCATGCTCGGCCAGGACACCGGTCTGGTGCCTGATCTTCAGGCGGTAGAGCAGGGTGCCCCCGATGGTGACGG
Protein-coding regions in this window:
- a CDS encoding GcvT family protein; the encoded protein is MSASPRVVIIGAGIVGTNLADELSSRGWNNITVVEQGPLELAGGSTSHAPGLVFQNNSSKTMTEFATYTVNKLLALSKDGESCFNQVGGLELATTPERLADLKRKMGVMTSWGVESRIIDADECEKIYPLLNTGKLTGGREVLGGLLIPTDGLALAARAVQLLIERSRERGVTYLGSTSVTGISQWGGKVTGVETSSGVIPADIVVSCAGFWGRELGKMVGLEVPLLPLAHQYVVSTPLAELEGVNELPKGASKPILRYQDKDLYYREWGNRIGIGSYAHRPMPVDMSALPKVSAEEMSDHRMPSRLDFTLEDFVPAWEDSQDLLPALRSAAIEDGFNGIFSFTPDGGPLIGEAPELSGFFVAEAVWVTHSAGVAKAVAELLTEGRSRTDLHGTELSRFEKVQTSDEYVSETSQQNFVEIYDVMHPLQPKESPRDLRVSPFNVRQKELGAFFLESAAWERPHWFEANRPLLDELPAEWQAPEREPWAAMFSSPISAAEAWKTRTAVALYDMTPLKRLAVNGPGAQALLNRLSTGNIAKKPGAVTYCLLLEHDGGIRSDVTVARLGEEDFQLGVNSNVDFDYLRVEARKQSAADPAKWVHVTDITGSTCCIGLWGPLAREVIGKVSTDDLTNDGLKYFRTKEINIGGIPVTAMRLSYVGELGWELYTTAEYGLKLWDLLFEAGQEHGIIAAGRGAFNSMRLEKGYRLWGTDVTTEHHPYQSGLGFSVAKDKEGYVGAEALAALKEQPAEKVLRCLTVDDGTSIVIGKEPVYVNGAASGYVTSAAYGYSIRKPIAYAWLPSTVSEGDAVEIEYFGRRVAATVSAEPLFDPGMERLRG
- a CDS encoding FdhF/YdeP family oxidoreductase, with the translated sequence MKFGKQPAPVADINEDKLEVHKPKTEAAGVKAVMVALERAVAQAGVTRTAQSLLRLNQRGGFDCPGCAWPESDKKRKAAEFCENGAKAVAEENTLRTVGAEFWAKHSIAELSEKTEYWLGNQGRLSEPMVIREGETHYSPISWADAFELVGEHIRASTPDRCVFYTSGRTANETAFMYQLFARALGTNNLPDCSNMCHESSGSALNPTIGIGKGTVSLEDIHDSELIFVVGQNPGTNHPRMLSALKECKDKGGKVVAVNPLPEAGLFNFKDPQTISGVVGGGTPLADEYLQIKVGGDLALFQALGHLLLQAEEENPGTVVDRSFIEAQTDGFDAYREARQDLDWEETERATGLSRKQVEDVAAMLVASKASIFCWALGVTQQPHSVDTIKEMVNVLLLQGNFGKPGAGACPVRGHSNVQGDRTMGIWEKPKEWLLEALDKEFGIESPRHHGHDAVESMEAFERDEVDVFVSMGGNFSLACSDTETLEAGMQRIGLTVHISTKPNRSHVVHGRTSLILPTLGRTDKDDKHPKGAQFLSVEDSMSVVHSTQGRLQPVSEHLLAEPVIVARMAEATFGPGHAVDWKAMAEDYDVVRDHISRVLPGFEDFNARVRTKNGFVLPNPPRDTRSFKTDIGRGRFTVSPLEYLTPPAGHLVLQTIRSHDQYNTTFYGLDDRYRGISDGRRVILVHPEDLAEQGFKDRDLVDVVSTFQGNDRRAEKFRLVAYPTAKGCAAAYFPEANALVHKENVARVSNTPGFKAMFVRFEPHAGVEAAAEAGALEAATV
- a CDS encoding MBL fold metallo-hydrolase, with the protein product MSVTIENLVTSGTFSLDGGTWDVDNNVWIVGNETECVIIDSPHDAAAIINGVRGRKVLAILLTHAHNDHIGAARDVADAVGAPVYLNPEDQVLWEQVYPGTTPDRQITDGDEFQVGGATLKAIHTPGHSPGSTCFHLAAENTVFTGDTLFNGGPGATGRSYSDYPTILTSIRERLLTLPPETTVRTGHGENTTIAAERETLANVAQ
- a CDS encoding S-(hydroxymethyl)mycothiol dehydrogenase, translating into MVHKVKAVVVRAKDAPVSVETILVPDPGPGEALVDILTCGVCHTDLHYKLGGIGDEFPYLLGHEATGVVSAVGEGVTEVVPGDRVILNWRAVCGQCRACAKGQPQYCFNTANATQKMTLEDGTELSPALGIGAFAEKTLVAAGQCTKVDEDADPAAVGLLGCGVMAGIGAAINTGEVKRGESVAVIGCGGVGIAAIAGAKLAGATTIIAVDIDENKIAMAKSLGATHGVNSRTSDPVEAIRALTNGNGADVVIEAVGRPETYKQAFYARDLAGRVVLVGVPTPEMQLELPLLDVFGRGGSLKSSWYGDCLPSRDFPMLVAHYKAGNLDLDAFVSERITIDQVEEAFDKMHEGKVLRSVVEIQGVPA